In the Euphorbia lathyris chromosome 5, ddEupLath1.1, whole genome shotgun sequence genome, one interval contains:
- the LOC136230630 gene encoding uncharacterized protein isoform X2: MHQISESSRGKKRVREEEEEIVAEAKDSDQTPSLEDSLTFSDTLVALRIMRAQFPHIDKVSIKPFVLRSQLYSSVKDRTQVDRELESLRREKLLRVFKLNTGQDDHAIMFLDDYLSQIDRVIKRIEGKKQSDLEVFSWFKTHVIDVKLEPSIDHQELCFLLSQGGKVKDEHISLLINAGIFTRQLIDPNMYWFAIPNIGSVLKGLSQLYFVGQKGALVSFETQEI; the protein is encoded by the exons ATGCATCAGATTTCAGAATCATCCAGAGGCAAAAAGCGCGTtcgcgaagaagaagaagagattgtTGCTGAAGCTAAGGACTCTGATCAAACTCCATCACTTG AGGATAGTCTGACATTCAGTGATACATTGGTGGCTTTACGGATTATGCGAGCTCAGTTTCCCCACATTGATAAG GTCTCAATTAAGCCCTTCGTTTTACGTTCACAATTATATAGCAGTGTGAAGGACAGAACACAGGTAGATAGAGAGTTGGAG TCTTTGAGGAGGGAGAAACTATTGCGTGTTTTCAAACTGAACACAGGACAAGATGATCATGCAATAATGTTTTTGGATGACTACCTAAGCCAG ATAGATCGTGTTATTAAAAGAAttgaaggaaaaaaacaaagtgaTCTTGAAGTTTTCAGCTGGTTTAAAACTCATGTTATTGATGTGAAGCTAGAACCTAGCATTGATCATCAAGAGCTT TGCTTTCTCTTATCCCAGGGTGGAAAGGTGAAGGATGAACACATATCCCTTTTGATCAATGCTGGTATCTTT ACTCGTCAACTGATAGATCCGAACATGTACTGGTTTGCAATTCCAAATATTGGTTCAGTACTTAAGGGCCTTTCTCAG CTCTATTTTGTAGGGCAGAAAGGAGCTCTTGTCTCTTTTGAAACGCAGGAAATATAA
- the LOC136230630 gene encoding uncharacterized protein isoform X3 — protein MHQISESSRGKKRVREEEEEIVAEAKDSDQTPSLEDSLTFSDTLVALRIMRAQFPHIDKVSIKPFVLRSQLYSSVKDRTQVDRELESLRREKLLRVFKLNTGQDDHAIMFLDDYLSQIDRVIKRIEGKKQSDLEVFSWFKTHVIDVKLEPSIDHQELCFLLSQGGKVKDEHISLLINAGIFTRQLIDPNMYWFAIPNIGSVLKGLSQKGALVSFETQEI, from the exons ATGCATCAGATTTCAGAATCATCCAGAGGCAAAAAGCGCGTtcgcgaagaagaagaagagattgtTGCTGAAGCTAAGGACTCTGATCAAACTCCATCACTTG AGGATAGTCTGACATTCAGTGATACATTGGTGGCTTTACGGATTATGCGAGCTCAGTTTCCCCACATTGATAAG GTCTCAATTAAGCCCTTCGTTTTACGTTCACAATTATATAGCAGTGTGAAGGACAGAACACAGGTAGATAGAGAGTTGGAG TCTTTGAGGAGGGAGAAACTATTGCGTGTTTTCAAACTGAACACAGGACAAGATGATCATGCAATAATGTTTTTGGATGACTACCTAAGCCAG ATAGATCGTGTTATTAAAAGAAttgaaggaaaaaaacaaagtgaTCTTGAAGTTTTCAGCTGGTTTAAAACTCATGTTATTGATGTGAAGCTAGAACCTAGCATTGATCATCAAGAGCTT TGCTTTCTCTTATCCCAGGGTGGAAAGGTGAAGGATGAACACATATCCCTTTTGATCAATGCTGGTATCTTT ACTCGTCAACTGATAGATCCGAACATGTACTGGTTTGCAATTCCAAATATTGGTTCAGTACTTAAGGGCCTTTCTCAG AAAGGAGCTCTTGTCTCTTTTGAAACGCAGGAAATATAA
- the LOC136230630 gene encoding uncharacterized protein isoform X1, whose translation MHQISESSRGKKRVREEEEEIVAEAKDSDQTPSLEDSLTFSDTLVALRIMRAQFPHIDKVSIKPFVLRSQLYSSVKDRTQVDRELESLRREKLLRVFKLNTGQDDHAIMFLDDYLSQIDRVIKRIEGKKQSDLEVFSWFKTHVIDVKLEPSIDHQELCFLLSQGGKVKDEHISLLINAGIFTRQLIDPNMYWFAIPNIGSVLKGLSQGRKELLSLLKRRKYKEMMLAPLEKKRLRLSLLDIRFHLRDLIGSGHLQTANTPTGVVVRVAKD comes from the exons ATGCATCAGATTTCAGAATCATCCAGAGGCAAAAAGCGCGTtcgcgaagaagaagaagagattgtTGCTGAAGCTAAGGACTCTGATCAAACTCCATCACTTG AGGATAGTCTGACATTCAGTGATACATTGGTGGCTTTACGGATTATGCGAGCTCAGTTTCCCCACATTGATAAG GTCTCAATTAAGCCCTTCGTTTTACGTTCACAATTATATAGCAGTGTGAAGGACAGAACACAGGTAGATAGAGAGTTGGAG TCTTTGAGGAGGGAGAAACTATTGCGTGTTTTCAAACTGAACACAGGACAAGATGATCATGCAATAATGTTTTTGGATGACTACCTAAGCCAG ATAGATCGTGTTATTAAAAGAAttgaaggaaaaaaacaaagtgaTCTTGAAGTTTTCAGCTGGTTTAAAACTCATGTTATTGATGTGAAGCTAGAACCTAGCATTGATCATCAAGAGCTT TGCTTTCTCTTATCCCAGGGTGGAAAGGTGAAGGATGAACACATATCCCTTTTGATCAATGCTGGTATCTTT ACTCGTCAACTGATAGATCCGAACATGTACTGGTTTGCAATTCCAAATATTGGTTCAGTACTTAAGGGCCTTTCTCAG GGCAGAAAGGAGCTCTTGTCTCTTTTGAAACGCAGGAAATATAAAGAAATGATGTTGGCTCCTTTAGAGAAGAAGCGTCTTCGGCTATCTCTGCTTGATATTAGATTTCATCTTCGTGACTTGATTGGTTCAGGTCATCTCCAAACTGCAAATACTCCAACTGGCGTAGTTGTTCGGGTTGCAAAGGATTAG
- the LOC136230050 gene encoding H/ACA ribonucleoprotein complex subunit 3-like protein, protein MYLQCYINENGDKVYTTKKESPLGLATQSAHPARFSPDDKFSKERVLLKRRFGLLPTQQSPLKY, encoded by the exons ATGTATCTTCAGTGTTACATAAATGAGAACGGTGACAAGGTCTATACCACCAAG AAGGAATCGCCACTTGGACTGGCTACCCAATCTGCTCATCCAG CTCGCTTCTCTCCAGATGACAAATTCTCAAAGGAAAGAGTTCTGCTGAAGAGGCGGTTTGGGTTGCTGCCTACACAGCAGTCACCTCTCAAGTACTAA